In one Fusarium keratoplasticum isolate Fu6.1 chromosome 5, whole genome shotgun sequence genomic region, the following are encoded:
- a CDS encoding NADH-ubiquinone oxidoreductase 24 kDa subunit, mitochondrial, translated as MADSRWMGAAAEAPSAPITDAHFTSSSNSIASFYDGDILTRPRRPHDRSRSRPPPPDDAAPFFNLPVTMASKISPLLRSALRPACRAARPQTRAAFSLSARRPSDSLMVHRNTKDNNPELPFKFNEKNQAVIAEILKKYPPQYKKAAVMPLLDLGQRQHGFTSISVMNEVARLLEMPPMRVYEVASFYTMYNRTPVGKFFVQICTTTPCQLGGCGSDVIVKAIKNHLGIKQGETTADGLFTILEVECLGACVNAPMIQINDDYYEDLTPESVVDLLKALKASATATDPSTVSVPKPGPLSGRSTCENSAGQTNLLAEPWGTETTRSDL; from the exons ATGGCCGACTCAAGATGGATGGgtgcagcagcagaagcg CCGAGTGCACCAATCACAGATGCCCATTTTACAAGCAGCTCCAATTCGATTGCTTCGTTCTACGACGGCGACATTTTGACAAGACCCAGACGACCTCACGATCGCTCTCGAAGCCGACCTCCTCCCCCCGACGACGCCGCTCCGTTCTTCAATCTCCCCGTCACAATGGCGAGCAAGAtctctcccctcctccgATCCGCCCTCCGGCCGGCGTGCCGGGCAGCCCGCCCCCAGACCCGAgccgccttctccctctcagCCCGCCGACCGAGCGACTCCCTCATGGTG CATCGCAACACCAAGGACAACAACCCCGAGCTCCCCTTCAAGTTCAACGAGAAGAACCAGGCCGTCATtgccgagatcctcaagaaATACCCCCCGCAGtacaagaaggccgccgTCATGCCCCTGCTCGACCTCGGCCAGCGCCAGCACGGCTTCACCAGCATCAGCGTCATGAACGAGGTCGCCCGCCTCCTCGAGATGCCCCCCATGCGAGTCTACGAGGTTGCGTCCTTTTACACCATGTACAACCGAACCCCCGTGGGCAAGTTCTTTGTCCAGATCTGCACTACT ACCCCTTGCCAGCTCGGAGGCTGCGGTTCCGacgtcatcgtcaaggccatcaagaaccaCCTCGGCATCAAGCAAGGCGAGACTACTGCTGATGGCCTCTTCAccatcctcgaggtcgagtGCCTTGGCGCCTGCGTCAACGCCCCCATGATCCAGATCAACGACGACTACTACGAGGACCTCACCCCCGAGTCCGTCGTCGAcctcctcaaggccctcaaggccaGCGCCACTGCCACCGATCCCTCCACTGTCAGCGTCCCCAAGCCCGGCCCCCTCAGCGGCCGAAGCACATGCGAGAACAGCGCCGGCCAGACGAACCTGCTCGCGGAGCCCTGGGGAACCGAGACCACGCGGTCCGACTTGTAG